The DNA sequence CGCCGTCCTTCCAAAGTGATCGACATTCTTCCCGAAGACCGGGAAGAGGATGACGCCGAGGCCTCGGAAGTGACCGTCAGCTACTCCGACGATGCCGACGCGGCCTGGCTGCGCAAAGGGAACCGAGCGTATTACGGCTACAAGATCCACGCGGCCACGGACAGCCGGGACGGTTTTCTCCTTGGCGGGCACGTCACCCCGGCCAATCGCTCCGACACGCAGGAATTTATAGACCTTCTAGACGAAATCGACCCTTTGCCAGGAGGCTGCATCTATGCGGACAAGGGGTACAGCAGCCAGTTGAACCGGCATGTGCTCCAGGCCCGAGGGCTTGCGGACGGCATCATGCACAAGGCCGCCCGCAACCGGGCGCTTAGCGCCGTCGAGAAAGCGGCAAACCGCCTCATCAGCAGTGTCCGGGCAAAGGTGGAACGTGCCTTCGGCACGCTCAAACGGGGATATGGATTCTTCAGGACGCGCTACCTGGGAATCCCCAAGGTCGAGTTGGAATTTCTGCTCAATGCCATGGCCTTCAACCTGAAAAAAGCAGTCCTCATGGCGGGAAGCTAAGGACAGGTGCGCCTGAAAGGCGCTGTCAGCCGCCTCCAGGCGAGAACATGTCACTGTGTGCGCCCAATTGATGGCGAAAAAACCGTTTTTGAGCTTGAAAAAAGGCCAACGCACCTGCCTAAGGAAATTGTGCAACGGTCTC is a window from the Desulfovibrio sp. TomC genome containing:
- a CDS encoding IS5 family transposase codes for the protein MSERTSKNPGIADYVVARRKHKDCFLDEIDRLIDWKPLEKLLRKKLQRVVNAVGNPAYPPLPMFKILLLQRWYNLSDVAAEESLYDRLSFVRFVGLSLDHDEVPDSSTICRFRQSLLEKNVLKRLLDKLNHQLERRGLLVREGAIVDASVVSSSRRPSKVIDILPEDREEDDAEASEVTVSYSDDADAAWLRKGNRAYYGYKIHAATDSRDGFLLGGHVTPANRSDTQEFIDLLDEIDPLPGGCIYADKGYSSQLNRHVLQARGLADGIMHKAARNRALSAVEKAANRLISSVRAKVERAFGTLKRGYGFFRTRYLGIPKVELEFLLNAMAFNLKKAVLMAGS